In a single window of the Grus americana isolate bGruAme1 chromosome 31, bGruAme1.mat, whole genome shotgun sequence genome:
- the ERBB3 gene encoding receptor tyrosine-protein kinase erbB-3 isoform X1, with the protein MDRPGHRPRALLLLLLLLRAPAPGSAQAVCAGTLNGLSVTGDAQHQYQTLHKMYNNCEIVMGNLEIVLIDHTQDLSFLQTIREVTGYILIAMNVFASLPLQNLRVIRGTQFYEEKYALFVLLNYNPNTTHALRHLGLNQLTEILAGGVYIEKNAQLCHVETVEWRDIMRDPRLEPVVGDNGKACAPCHESCGGHCWGPGPEDCQKLTKTICAPQCNGRCFGRAPNECCHEECAGGCTGPLQTHCFACRHFNDSGACVPLCPQPLIYNKLTFQLEPNPDTKYQYGGICVRNCPHNFVVDQSSCVRACPNDKMEVEKNGLKMCEPCSGLCPKACEGTGAGSKYQTVDSSNIDTFVNCTKILGNLDFLITGLEGDPWRNISALDPEKLNVFRTVREITGYLNIQSWPKHMHNFSVFSNLVTIGGRSLYNRGFSLLIMKNENVTSLGLRSLREVSAGRVYITENHRLCYLHTVQWAALSRRRADLDIRNNKPRGKCEQEGKVCDPLCSAKGCWGPGPAQCLACRHYSRRGVCVPTCRFTQGETREFAQGGECFECHPECERIEGNVTCNGSGADTCTRCAHYRDGPHCVESCPEGILGERGPIYKYPDASRECRPCHENCTRGCLGPLLRDCLGEPLPVSRKTPTVIAVMVVGGLFLSCSCVLLALLYWRGKKIQKKRAMRRYLERGEQSLEPLDPSEKANKVLARIFKETELKRLKVLGSGVFGTVHKGIWIPDGDSIKIPVSIKVIQDWSGQQSFHAVTDHMLAIGSLDHAYIVRLLGICPGPQLQLVTQLLPLGSLLDYVRKNRDSISPQLLLNWCVQVAKGMYYLEEHRMVHRNLAARNVLLKSPSQAQVADFGIADLLYPDDKKYFYNEVKTPIKWMALESIHFGKYTHQSDVWSYGVTLWEMMTFGSEPYAGIRLAEVPDLLEKGERLSQPQICTIDVYMVMVKCWMIDENIRPTFKELANEFTRMARDPPRYLVIKQESGAAPPAEPPTLSDKELDDMETLELEEEEELDASFGLTTGLYPQRPRGSCARSPSLLSPPAGYIPMNQPGLSSGRQGGGYRPPRRSRQESLGRTVSESSEGRGTASELDLAEGGSLSGSLCRSLRSRGDSAYLSQRESFPPPPPSTEGSEEDANGYVTPNCAGRETDPTGGSVPEPEEEYEYMNHRPGGPPGAPPPRPASLEELGYEYMEVGSEPGAPPGAPPGRGQEEEDYEYMNKQPRLSRSLGSMVGGPGPRQEGVPPRHDGYTDMRPGEAAPAPEEEQGYEEMEAVLAPRCPGCRGPPGPPTPCMKPLRSLEASDCAFDNPDYWHSRLFAKADAQRT; encoded by the exons ACCGGCCCcgggcgctgctgctgctcctgctgctgctccgcgCCCCGGCGCCGGGCTCCGCGCAGGCAG TGTGCGCGGGGACGCTGAACGGGCTGAGCGTGACGGGGGATGCCCAGCACCAGTACCAGACGCTGCACAAGATGTACAACAACTGCGAGATCGTGATGGGCAACCTGGAGATCGTCCTCATCGACCACACGCAGGACCTCTCCTTCCTGCAG ACCATCCGGGAGGTGACGGGCTACATCCTGATCGCCATGAACGTCTTCGCCTCGCTGCCGCTGCAGAACCTGCGCGTCATCCGCGGGACGCAGTTCTACGAGGAGAAGTACGCGCTCTTCGTCCTGCTCAACTACAACCCCAACACCACCCACGCCCTGCGCCACCTCGGCCTCAACCAGCTCACAG agATCCTGGCCGGTGGCGTCTACATCGAGAAGAACGCGCAGCTCTGCCACGTGGAGACGGTGGAGTGGCGGGACATCATGCGGGACCCCCGCCTGGAGCCCGTCGTGGGGGACAACGGCAAGGCCT GCGCCCCGTGCCACGAGAGCTGCGGTGGGCACTGCTGGGGACCTGGCCCCGAGGACTGCCAGAAAC TGACGAAGACGATCTGTGCCCCCCAGTGCAACGGGCGCTGCTTCGGGCGGGCGCCCAACGAGTGCTGCCACGAGGAGTGCGCGGGGGGCTGCACCGGCCCCCTCCAGACACACTGCTTC GCGTGCCGGCACTTCAACGACAGCGGGGCGTGCGTGCcgctctgcccccagcccctcatcTACAACAAGCTGACCTTCCAGCTGGAGCCCAACCCCGACACCAAGTACCAGTACGGGGGCATCTGCGTCCGGAACTGCCCGC ACAATTTCGTGGTGGACCAGAGCTCCTGCGTCCGCGCCTGCCCCAACGACAAGATGGAGGTGGAGAAGAACGGGCTGAAGATGTGCGAGCCCTGCTCGGGGCTGTGTCCCAAGG CCTGCGAGGGCACCGGCGCCGGCAGCAAGTACCAGACTGTGGACTCCAGCAACATCGACACCTTCGTGAACTGCACCAAGATCTTGGGCAACCTGGACTTCCTCATCACCGGCCTGGAGGg GGATCCCTGGCGCAACATCTCAGCGCTGGACCCCGAGAAGCTGAACGTCTTCCGGACGGTGCGGGAGATCACGG GGTACCTGAACATCCAGTCCTGGCCCAAGCACATGCACAACTTCAGCGTCTTCTCCAACCTCGTCACCATCGGGGGACGGAGCCTGTACAA CCGGGGTTTCTCCCTGCTGATCATGAAGAACGAGAACGTGACGTCGCTGGGGCTGCGCTCGCTGCGGGAGGTGAGCGCGGGCAGGGTCTACATCACGGAGAACCACCGGCTCTGCTACCTCCACACCGTGCAGTGGGCAGCCCTGAGCCGCCGCCGCGCCGACCTCGACATCCGCAACAACAAACCCCGCGGCAAGTGCG agcaagagGGGAAGGTGTGCGACCCGCTCTGCTCCGCCAAGGGCTGCTGGGGTCCCGGCCCCGCACAGTGCCTGGCCTGCCGCCACTACAGCCGGCGCGGCGTCTGCGTGCCCACCTGCCGCTTCACCCAGGG GGAGACACGGGAGTTCGCCCAGGGGGGCGAGTGCTTCGAGTGCCACCCCGAGTGCGAGCGCATAGAGGGCAACGTCACCTGCAACGGCTCG GGCGCCGACACCTGCACCCGCTGTGCCCACTACCGGGACGGTCCCCACTGCGTGGAGAGCTGCCCCGAGGGCATCCTGGGCGAGCGCGGCCCCATCTACAAGTACCCCGACGCCAGCCGCGAGTGCCGGCCGTGCCACGAGAACTGCACCCGCGG GTGCCTGGGGCCGCTGCTGCGGGACTGCCTGGGGGAGCCCCTGCCCGTCTCCAG GAAAACGCCGACGGTGATCGCGGTGATGGTGGTCGGGGGgctcttcctctcctgctcctgcgTCCTCCTCGCCCTCCTCTACTGGCGTGGCAAGAAGATCCAGAAGAAGCGGGCGATGCGGCGCTACCTGGAGAGGGGGGAG cagagcctggagcCGCTGGACCCCAGTGAAAAAGCCAACAAGGTGCTGGCCCGCATCTTCAAGGAGACGGAGCTGAAGCGGTTGAAGGTGCTGGGCTCCGGCGTCTTTGGCACCGTGCACAAG GGCATCTGGATCCCCGACGGGGACTCCATCAAGATCCCGGTGAGCATCAAGGTGATCCAGGACTGGAGCGGGCAGCAGTCCTTCCACGCCGTCACCGAC CACATGCTGGCCATCGGCAGCCTGGACCATGCCTACATCGTGCGGCTGCTGGGCATCTGCCCCggcccccagctccagctggtGACACAGCTCCTGCCGCTGGGCTCCCTGCTCGACTACGTCCGCAAGAACCGCGACAGCATcagcccccagctcctgctcaaCTGGTGCGTCCAGGTTGCCAAG GGCATGTACTACCTGGAGGAGCACCGCATGGTGCACCGCAACCTGGCCGCCCGCAACGTGCTGCTCAagtcccccagccaggctcaggTGGCCGATTTCGGCATCGCCGACCTCCTCTACCCCGACGACAAGAAGTATTTCTACAACGAGGTCAAG ACGCCCATCAAGTGGATGGCGCTGGAGAGCATCCACTTCGGGAAGTACACGCACCAGAGCGACGTCTGGAGCTACG GCGTGACGCTCTGGGAGATGATGACCTTCGGGTCCGAGCCCTACGCCGGGATACGGCTGGCCGAGGTGCCCGACCTGCTGGAGAAGGGCGAGCGGCTCTCGCAGCCCCAGATCTGCACCATCGACGTCTACATGGTGATGGTGAAGT GCTGGATGATCGATGAGAACATCCGTCCCACCTTCAAGGAGCTGGCGAACGAGTTCACCCGCATGGCCCGCGACCCCCCGCGCTACCTGGTGATCAAG CAGGAGAGCGGTGCCGCGCCGCCCGCCGAGCCCCCCACCCTCAGCGACAAAGAGCTGGATGACATGGAGacgctggagctggaggaggaggaggagctggacgCCTCCTTCGGCCTCACCACCGGACTCTACCCCCAGCGCCCGCGGGGCAGCTGCGCCCGG AGCCCCAGCCTGCTCAGCCCCCCGGCCGGCTACATCCCCATGAACCAGCCCGGCCTCAGCAGCGGCCGCCAG GGCGGGGGGTACCGGCCGCCGCGGCGCAGCCGTCAGGAGTCCCTGGGGCGGACGGTGTCGGAGTCGTCGGAGGGCCGGGGCACGGCCTCGGAGCTGGACCTGGCCGAGGGGGGGTCGCTGTCGGGGAGCCTCTGCCGCAGCCTGCGCTCGCGGGGGGACAGCGCGTACCTGTCCCAGCGGGagagcttcccccccccgccccccagcacCGAGGGCAGCGAGGAGGACGCCAATGGCTACGTCACCCCCAACTGCGCCGGACGGG AGACGGACCCCACCGGGGGCTCGGTGCCGGAGCCAGAGGAGGAGTACGAGTACATGAACCACCGGCCCGGGGGTCCCCCGggagcccccccgccccggccggcctcgctggaggagctgggctaCGAGTACATGGAGGTGGGTTCAGAGCCGGGGGCCCCCCCGGGAGCCCCCCCGGGccgggggcaggaggaggaggactaCGAGTACATGAACAAGCAGCCGCGGCTGAGCCGCTCGCTGGGCAGCATGGTGGGGGGGCCGGGACCCCGGCAGGAGGGCGTACCCCCCCGCCACGACGGCTACACCGACATGCGCCCGGGGGaggccgccccggcccccgaGGAGGAGCAGGGCTACGAGGAGATGGAGGCGGTGCTggccccccgctgccccggctgccGGGGCCCCCCTgggccccccaccccctgcatGAAGCCCCTGCGGAGCCTGGAGGCTTCGGACTGCGCCTTCGACAACCCCGACTACTGGCACAGCCGCCTCTTCGCCAAGGCGGATGCGCAGCGGACGTAg